The Pristis pectinata isolate sPriPec2 chromosome 28, sPriPec2.1.pri, whole genome shotgun sequence genome includes a window with the following:
- the LOC127583845 gene encoding UDP-glucuronosyltransferase 2C1-like, with product MDSPGWKGRLQVAYVLSIILIMLPCPVTQGAKILVVPVDGSHWINMEILVEELKLHGHNITVLYTSSTWYIKKRPDLYQSILIQGQQRTGQAEMSKVIQSLVEKSLGISQNGWTTWGKINLQNEMNLFLYYCHKLSLKVTAEIFENKTLLKQLENENFDLMLADPVFGIGPMLAYYLKVPLVYNVRWQISGEAHLTTAPSPPSYVPIPGSHFTDKMNFCQRTENLIQNLHHLVFSEFFLYPLYNEVCHRYLGPDIDIQTLLLRADVWLMRVDFVFEFPRPTMPNFVYIGGFQCKPARPLAAEFEEFVQSSGKHGLIVMSLGSIVSSLPMQITMRIAEAFAQVPQKVIWRYDGEIPPNIGSNTLLAKWIPQNDLLGHPNTRVFISHGGINGIYEAIYHGVPLIGMPLLFDQFDNLFRLESRGAAKVMNVATMHSTDLLQALNELINSTFYRDNMKKLSALHWDQPESPMERAVFWIEYVTRHKGAGHLRSECYRLPWYVYYCVDVMIFLLSVFLLVTVLVVVTLKKLCNIVRKKKQKNE from the coding sequence ATGGATAGTCCTGGATGGAAAGGCAGATTACAGGTGGCTTATGTTCTTAGTATCATCTTGATCATGCTGCCTTGTCCAGTTACACAAGGGGCTAAAATATTGGTTGTACCTGTTGATGGTAGTCACTGGATCAATATGGAGATTCTAGTAGAAGAACTGAAACTTCACGGACACAACATCACAGTGCTTTATACCTCATCAACTTGGTATATTAAAAAAAGACCAGATCTCTATCAATCCATCTTAATACAGGGACAACAAAGAACTGGACAAGCTGAAATGAGTAAAGTGATTCAAAGTCTGGTGGAAAAATCATTGGGAATCTCACAGAATGGTTGGACAACATGGGGcaaaattaatttgcaaaatgAAATGAACTTGTTTCTTTATTATTGCCATAAATTGTCTCTAAAGGTAACTGCAgaaatttttgaaaacaaaactttGTTAAAACAACTTGAGAATGAAAATTTTGACCTCATGCTTGCAGATCCTGTTTTTGGTATTGGTCCAATGCTTGCTTATTATTTAAAAGTCCCACTGGTGTATAATGTTCGATGGCAGATTAGTGGAGAAGCTCATTTGACTACCGCCCCATCACCACCTTCCTATGTCCCAATCCCTGGCTCACACTTCACAGATAAAATGAATTTTTGCCAAAGAACAGAAAACCTCATCCAAAATCTTCATCATCTagtgttttcagaattttttCTATACCCTCTTTATAATGAAGTCTGTCATCGATATCTGGGACCAGATATAGACATCCAAACACTCCTCCTGAGGGCTGATGTGTGGCTGATGAGAGTCGATTTTGTATTTGAATTCCCACGACCCACCATGCCAAATTTTGTGTACATTGGAGGCTTCCAGTGTAAACCAGCCCGACCACTAGCAGCAGAGTTTGAAGAGTTTGTCCAAAGCTCAGGAAAGCACGGACTTATTGTGATGTCATTGGGGTCCATTGTCAGTTCCTTGCCGATGCAGATCACAATGCGAATAGCAGAGGCTTTTGCTCAAGTACCTCAGAAGGTTATTTGGAGATATGATGGAGAAATCCCTCCCAATATAGGAAGTAACACACTACTGGCGAAATGGATCCCTCAGAACGACCTGCTAGGCCACCCCAACACACGAGTCTTTATTTCTCATGGTGGCATCAATGGCATTTACGAAGCCATCTACCACGGGGTGCCACTGATTGGCATGCCTCTGCTTTTTGACCAGTTTGACAACTTATTTCGACTTGAATCCCGAGgtgcagcaaaagtgatgaatgTTGCGACCATGCATTCAACAGATCTATTGCAGGCACTTAACGAGCTGATAAACAGTACATTTTATCGGGATAACATGAAGAAGCTCTCTGCTCTCCACTGGGACCAACCAGAGTCACCTATGGAGAGAGCTGTTTTCTGGATTGAGTATGTTACCCGACACAAAGGAGCAGGGCATTTACGCTCAGAATGCTACCGACTCCCCTGGTACGTTTACTATTGCGTAGATGTGATGATCTTTCTATTGTCTGTGTTCCTCTTGGTTACAGTGCTGGTGGTTGTAACATTGAAGAAACTTTGTAATATTGTTCGGAAGAAAAAGCAAAAGAATGAGTAA